The Chlorogloeopsis sp. ULAP01 genome window below encodes:
- a CDS encoding glycosyltransferase family 2 protein, whose amino-acid sequence MDITTKPLVSIITPTYNRPEYLKQALTSAVRQTYKNIEIIVSDNCSPENPQAIVDSFKDPRIRFSRNETNIGMFGNTMKAFRMARGKYLATLLDDDLWEEDFLEKLIPPLEANPDLVLSFCDHYVINAEGEINHEITEHCSKLFQRANLQEGVYQPFYKLGLVDQAVATAMAAVIRREVIDWDKIPVEVGGSWDIYLTYLCCSTGMGAYYYPGKLTRYRRHEETETMLSGRQNYQAKIRKAQADMFCFQCFMEDEKLKEFKPYFRQQWVKVSTTLGIGLMRAEQVKQARPYLWRSLRQKLNLRTIAALMLSFTPTKVAARF is encoded by the coding sequence ATGGATATAACTACTAAACCTCTAGTTAGTATTATCACTCCAACTTATAATCGTCCAGAGTATCTCAAGCAAGCTCTGACTAGTGCTGTTCGCCAGACATACAAAAATATAGAAATTATTGTTTCTGATAATTGTAGTCCGGAAAATCCACAAGCAATTGTGGATTCTTTTAAAGATCCGCGAATTCGTTTTTCGCGCAATGAAACGAACATAGGAATGTTCGGCAACACTATGAAAGCCTTTAGAATGGCGCGTGGAAAATACTTAGCTACTCTACTTGATGATGATCTTTGGGAAGAAGACTTTTTAGAAAAGCTTATTCCTCCCCTCGAAGCTAATCCTGATTTAGTTTTATCTTTTTGTGATCATTATGTGATCAATGCTGAGGGTGAAATTAATCATGAGATTACAGAGCATTGTTCAAAGTTATTTCAAAGAGCCAATCTTCAAGAAGGTGTTTATCAACCATTCTACAAGCTTGGCTTAGTAGATCAAGCGGTAGCTACAGCAATGGCGGCTGTCATTCGTAGAGAGGTTATAGATTGGGATAAGATTCCTGTAGAAGTAGGCGGCTCATGGGATATTTACTTAACTTATCTGTGTTGCTCTACAGGTATGGGAGCTTATTATTATCCGGGAAAATTAACTAGATACCGGAGACATGAAGAAACAGAAACAATGCTTAGTGGTAGGCAAAACTATCAGGCAAAAATCCGTAAAGCTCAAGCAGATATGTTTTGTTTTCAGTGTTTTATGGAAGATGAAAAACTAAAGGAGTTTAAACCATATTTTCGTCAACAATGGGTTAAAGTAAGCACAACCTTAGGAATTGGCTTAATGCGAGCCGAACAAGTTAAACAAGCACGTCCTTATCTTTGGCGTTCTTTGCGCCAAAAGTTAAATTTACGGACAATTGCTGCACTAATGCTAAGTTTTACTCCTACAAAGGTAGCAGCAAGATTTTAA
- the hepA gene encoding heterocyst formation ABC transporter subunit HepA, with the protein MHLNLLQPLRRIIKNLVTANKFWKDNYLILREFKNFRKTTVLAITFSLLAATFEGVSIGFLLSFLQSLTNPNAQPQIGIGWLDTWIANTTIINPLYLISILILLSTWMRVTFNYFASIYTETAQLNLAHRLRVQMFEQLQALSISYFAKTRSGELINTITTEIERIKACFGGIAFLFTRGLTVTVYFIAMFLISWQLSIISVLVFSLLAVGLTTFNARIREQSFGISNANGTLNSTSIEFINGIRTVHAFCTQNFERQRFYKASENVFNASVKVALAWTLVKPVAEAIATTVLVSLIIISFTQLTLPVASLLTFFFVLLRAVPSIQDMNGTFAFLSTLKGSVENIKELLRTDNKTYFQNGDIAFSSLKRAIDLISVDFGYNPNDLVLHNITLTIERGRMTALVGASGAGKTTVVDLIPRFYDPTQGQVLIDGVDVRQFEINSLRRKMAVVSQDTFIFNTSVWNNIAYGTPEATEAEIREAARLANALEFIEEMPAGFDTQLGDRGVRLSGGQRQRLAIARALLRDPEILILDEATSALDSVSERLIQESIEKLSVGRTVIAIAHRLSTIAKADKVVVLEQGRIVEQGNYQELLQQRGKLWNYHQMQHELGQLG; encoded by the coding sequence ATGCATCTAAATCTTTTACAGCCATTGCGCAGAATAATTAAAAATTTAGTCACAGCTAATAAATTCTGGAAGGACAACTATTTGATATTGCGAGAATTTAAGAATTTTCGCAAAACTACAGTTTTAGCTATTACCTTTTCTCTATTAGCAGCAACATTTGAGGGTGTTAGTATTGGTTTTCTACTTTCTTTTTTGCAAAGCTTAACTAATCCTAATGCCCAACCTCAGATAGGTATAGGCTGGTTAGATACATGGATTGCAAATACAACAATAATTAATCCTTTATATCTAATATCTATTCTAATTTTATTGAGTACTTGGATGCGAGTAACATTCAATTACTTTGCATCAATATATACAGAAACAGCTCAATTAAATCTTGCGCATCGTTTGCGAGTGCAAATGTTTGAACAGTTACAAGCATTATCAATAAGTTATTTTGCCAAAACACGTTCTGGCGAGTTAATAAATACTATCACCACAGAGATTGAGAGAATAAAAGCCTGTTTTGGTGGTATTGCTTTTTTATTTACACGAGGTTTGACAGTTACTGTTTACTTTATCGCCATGTTTTTGATTTCATGGCAACTTTCAATAATTTCAGTTTTAGTCTTCTCACTTTTAGCAGTAGGACTAACAACTTTTAATGCCCGAATCCGAGAACAAAGTTTTGGGATCTCTAATGCCAATGGGACTTTAAATTCAACATCTATAGAATTTATTAATGGTATTCGTACTGTTCATGCATTTTGTACTCAAAATTTTGAGCGCCAGCGTTTTTACAAAGCTAGTGAGAATGTATTCAATGCTTCAGTGAAAGTAGCTTTAGCTTGGACACTGGTAAAGCCAGTAGCAGAAGCGATCGCCACTACAGTGCTTGTTAGTTTAATTATTATTTCATTTACACAACTAACACTACCAGTTGCTTCCTTGTTGACATTTTTCTTTGTCTTGCTGAGGGCGGTACCCAGCATTCAAGATATGAATGGAACATTTGCTTTCCTCAGCACATTAAAAGGTTCAGTAGAAAATATCAAAGAACTGTTGCGAACTGATAATAAAACTTACTTTCAGAACGGTGATATTGCATTTAGCAGCTTAAAACGAGCAATTGATTTAATCTCAGTGGATTTTGGCTATAACCCCAACGATTTAGTACTGCATAATATTACACTTACGATTGAACGAGGGAGGATGACAGCACTAGTTGGGGCATCCGGTGCTGGTAAAACCACAGTTGTAGATTTAATTCCACGATTTTATGATCCAACACAAGGACAAGTTTTAATTGATGGAGTTGATGTGCGGCAGTTTGAAATTAACTCGCTGCGACGTAAGATGGCTGTAGTAAGCCAAGATACATTTATTTTTAATACTTCAGTTTGGAATAATATAGCTTATGGTACGCCAGAGGCTACCGAAGCTGAAATTCGAGAAGCCGCCCGACTAGCGAATGCATTGGAATTTATAGAGGAAATGCCTGCTGGTTTTGATACACAACTAGGCGATCGCGGAGTACGGTTATCTGGAGGGCAAAGACAGCGACTCGCCATAGCTCGTGCTTTGCTACGAGATCCAGAAATTCTAATTTTGGATGAAGCAACTAGCGCTTTAGATTCTGTATCAGAACGGTTAATCCAAGAATCGATAGAGAAGCTTTCTGTCGGTAGAACTGTAATCGCGATCGCTCATAGACTTTCCACAATTGCCAAAGCAGATAAAGTCGTTGTCTTAGAACAGGGACGTATTGTAGAGCAAGGAAACTACCAAGAACTGCTGCAACAACGAGGCAAGCTTTGGAATTATCATCAAATGCAGCATGAATTAGGTCAATTAGGCTAA
- a CDS encoding glycosyltransferase family 2 protein: MKVSVIISNYNYARYLPTAIDSVLAQTYLNFEIILVDDGSKDNSREVIAQLQQTAPDRIKAIYQPNQGQGAAFNTGFEAASGDIIAFLDADDVWDPQKLERIVEEFKSSEVIGVMHLLNNIDGNGNIVNGSSSVGQLLDENLAQVIIDTGNAWCFPPTSGLAYQRKALEKVFPIDCSKWRLCADGCLIYCTAFLGKVKTLNQVLGSYRIHGANHFIKSSTSESEQAQALAEIEMTNRYVNEFLEQIGHPYRVNLSRNLQYRRTNFYRRGKWDTKEVLAISNLILGWRFYSLWEKVYYLVRFWIKSIKLLTHPNISVNETVV, translated from the coding sequence ATGAAGGTTAGCGTCATTATTTCAAACTATAACTACGCTCGTTACTTACCAACAGCTATTGATTCTGTCTTGGCACAAACCTATCTAAACTTTGAAATCATCTTAGTGGATGATGGTTCCAAAGATAATAGCCGTGAAGTGATTGCCCAGTTACAGCAAACAGCACCCGATAGAATTAAGGCGATTTACCAGCCAAACCAAGGGCAAGGGGCAGCGTTTAATACTGGATTTGAAGCTGCTAGTGGAGATATTATCGCCTTTTTAGATGCTGATGACGTGTGGGATCCGCAAAAATTGGAGCGCATAGTAGAAGAGTTCAAGAGCTCTGAGGTAATTGGAGTAATGCATCTGTTGAACAACATTGATGGTAATGGCAACATTGTCAATGGTAGTTCTAGCGTCGGTCAGTTACTGGATGAAAATTTAGCACAAGTAATTATAGACACGGGTAATGCTTGGTGTTTCCCACCCACCTCTGGACTGGCTTATCAACGTAAAGCTTTGGAAAAAGTATTTCCTATTGACTGTAGCAAATGGCGTTTATGTGCAGATGGTTGTCTAATATACTGCACTGCCTTTTTAGGCAAAGTTAAAACATTGAATCAAGTCTTGGGGAGTTATCGCATTCACGGTGCTAATCACTTCATTAAATCTTCCACAAGTGAAAGTGAACAAGCGCAAGCACTAGCAGAAATTGAGATGACCAACCGATACGTTAACGAATTTTTGGAACAAATTGGTCATCCTTACAGAGTAAATTTATCTCGAAATCTCCAATATCGGCGTACAAACTTTTATAGACGTGGTAAATGGGATACCAAAGAAGTTCTAGCCATCTCAAACTTGATATTGGGATGGCGATTTTATAGTCTGTGGGAAAAAGTTTATTATCTGGTGCGGTTTTGGATAAAGAGTATTAAATTGCTGACTCATCCTAATATTAGCGTGAATGAGACAGTAGTCTAG
- a CDS encoding glycosyltransferase family 2 protein, with protein sequence MQELPKVAICIPTYNQAQYLTESVRSACQQTYPNVEVWVSDDGSTDNTPEVMAQLCQQYPQMHYYRQPKNVGIAANNTWLLSQPQTEFIVRLDSDDVLLPNYVETLVPLMQKYPQAGYAHVAIQQINEKGENLSVGRVARKEEFQDADVALQASVTGYRVAANICMFRSKVLKELNYYDKRPEFVEDYDLAVRIPASGYGNVYVDKILACYRVWTDAKKVRPKRKHLQLKGYIRIFEESLLPAFVNRGWDTTVLERQRRKFAILHSAYCFLPIYDQQERAELVALLKQLGDSPALRLRLFVLSLGLAPFFEWLHHTELELKGMVKGWLSRLKNTSRVNAVTRP encoded by the coding sequence ATGCAAGAATTACCAAAAGTTGCTATCTGCATACCTACTTACAATCAAGCACAATATTTGACAGAATCAGTACGGAGTGCGTGTCAACAAACTTACCCAAATGTAGAGGTGTGGGTTTCAGATGATGGCAGTACCGATAATACACCTGAAGTAATGGCACAGCTATGCCAGCAATATCCGCAGATGCACTATTATCGGCAGCCAAAAAACGTCGGTATTGCCGCCAATAACACTTGGCTGTTGAGCCAACCGCAAACTGAATTTATTGTCCGCTTGGACTCCGATGATGTTCTGCTGCCAAATTATGTGGAGACTTTAGTTCCACTAATGCAGAAATATCCCCAAGCAGGTTATGCCCATGTTGCTATCCAACAAATTAACGAAAAAGGGGAAAATCTTTCAGTTGGGCGAGTAGCCAGAAAAGAGGAGTTTCAAGATGCTGATGTAGCCTTACAAGCCTCAGTTACTGGTTATCGGGTTGCGGCAAATATCTGTATGTTTAGAAGCAAAGTATTAAAAGAATTGAACTATTATGACAAGCGCCCAGAATTTGTTGAAGATTATGACCTTGCAGTCCGAATCCCAGCATCTGGCTATGGCAATGTTTATGTAGATAAAATTTTAGCTTGCTATAGAGTATGGACTGACGCTAAAAAAGTACGTCCTAAGCGCAAACATCTGCAATTGAAAGGTTACATCAGAATCTTTGAGGAAAGCTTGTTACCTGCTTTTGTAAACCGAGGCTGGGATACGACAGTGCTGGAAAGGCAGCGCCGGAAGTTTGCTATTTTACATTCAGCATACTGTTTTTTGCCCATTTACGACCAACAAGAACGGGCAGAACTGGTGGCATTGCTAAAACAATTAGGTGATTCACCTGCATTGCGGCTACGTCTATTTGTACTATCTTTAGGTCTAGCTCCTTTCTTTGAATGGCTGCACCATACAGAATTAGAGTTAAAAGGAATGGTCAAAGGATGGTTGAGCAGATTGAAGAATACTTCCAGAGTGAATGCAGTTACCCGTCCATGA
- a CDS encoding glycosyltransferase produces the protein MRVSACVTTRNRTKELDACLEALWSSKVKPHIVVVSDDSPEEKVQQANLQIVQKYPGTRYILGPRTGVCGNRNNAVNAIPESETDFVAFVDDDISVEPDFIELAIDRYNQMPIKERKYTILTGTSRHKNDEIGNQLLPAKLTFQGHFSPTKDIPQTVVIHAALFPRQFFTQEQWDENIFFGYEDAELCLRAIKRGYKILYCSELKAKCIGENSILEVGTSGIGGLSNYELYIEAARLYIGIKRYKDLFPNPLNLLGFIILYFVQMTRYLLQRKAIQAWPEILRRSRIQRLLLPSSV, from the coding sequence ATGCGAGTATCTGCTTGTGTTACAACAAGAAATCGTACAAAAGAACTTGATGCTTGTCTGGAAGCTTTGTGGAGTTCTAAAGTTAAACCTCATATTGTAGTAGTCTCCGATGATTCGCCTGAAGAGAAAGTACAGCAGGCAAATCTGCAAATTGTCCAAAAATATCCAGGGACTCGTTATATTTTAGGACCTCGAACTGGCGTCTGTGGCAACCGCAATAATGCTGTGAATGCAATTCCAGAGTCCGAAACCGATTTTGTTGCTTTTGTAGATGATGATATTTCTGTTGAGCCAGATTTTATTGAACTTGCTATAGACAGATATAATCAAATGCCAATTAAAGAGAGAAAATATACTATTTTGACAGGTACCAGTCGTCATAAAAATGATGAAATCGGCAATCAACTCTTACCTGCCAAACTTACATTTCAAGGTCACTTTTCTCCAACTAAAGATATTCCTCAAACTGTAGTTATTCATGCCGCTTTGTTCCCTAGACAATTTTTTACTCAAGAACAATGGGATGAAAATATATTTTTTGGCTATGAAGATGCAGAGCTTTGTTTGCGAGCAATTAAGCGTGGTTATAAGATTTTATATTGTTCGGAATTAAAAGCAAAATGTATTGGTGAAAATAGCATTCTTGAAGTGGGTACATCTGGTATTGGTGGTTTGAGTAATTATGAATTATATATAGAAGCGGCTAGGCTTTATATTGGTATTAAACGCTATAAAGATTTATTTCCTAATCCATTGAACCTACTAGGTTTTATAATTTTGTATTTTGTACAGATGACAAGATATCTGTTACAACGAAAAGCTATCCAAGCTTGGCCAGAAATTCTGCGTCGTTCTCGAATCCAAAGGTTATTGTTGCCATCTAGTGTTTGA
- a CDS encoding glycosyltransferase family 4 protein — protein MKLCIVTHNVIKGDGQGRVNYEITWEAIRRGYYVTLLASQVAPELQENSQVKWIRISVKRWPTEFIRNMIFSWRSAIWLRQHRSEIELVKANGAITVFPADVNAVHFVHSSWLKFSPKVSISKSFITLLNPRGVLYDFYQWLYTAANARWEKKAFSQAKIVVAISNQIAKDLLNIGVAPECLQVILNGVDLQEFSPGTSDRKIWGLPNAVPLALFAGDIRIPRKNLDTVLQALVKVPELHLAVAGITEGSPYLQLADSLGLSDRVHFLGLRYDVPQLMKAVDFLVFPSRYEPFGLVVIEAMACGLPVITAQTTGAAELVTPESGIVLPDPDDAGALAQALLALASDHALRERMGKVARALAQNHSWDQMAQRYVDLFEELSSSSKV, from the coding sequence GTGAAACTTTGCATTGTTACCCACAATGTTATCAAAGGTGATGGCCAAGGTCGGGTAAATTATGAAATTACCTGGGAGGCTATTCGTCGAGGTTACTATGTTACATTACTAGCAAGCCAAGTAGCCCCGGAATTACAGGAAAATAGCCAAGTTAAGTGGATTCGTATTTCAGTGAAGAGGTGGCCTACAGAATTTATCCGTAATATGATATTTTCCTGGCGGAGTGCAATTTGGTTACGTCAACATCGGTCTGAGATTGAGCTGGTAAAAGCTAATGGTGCAATTACAGTGTTTCCAGCAGATGTTAATGCAGTCCATTTTGTGCATAGTTCTTGGCTAAAATTCTCTCCGAAAGTGTCTATTTCCAAATCTTTTATAACTTTGCTGAATCCACGCGGAGTTTTATATGATTTTTACCAATGGCTATACACAGCTGCAAATGCACGTTGGGAAAAAAAGGCTTTTAGTCAGGCAAAAATAGTTGTGGCAATTTCTAATCAGATTGCCAAAGATTTATTAAACATTGGTGTAGCGCCAGAGTGCTTGCAGGTGATTTTAAATGGTGTTGATTTGCAGGAGTTTTCACCAGGTACTAGTGATCGCAAAATCTGGGGGCTTCCTAATGCAGTTCCCTTAGCACTGTTTGCAGGAGACATTAGAATTCCTCGCAAGAACTTGGATACGGTGTTGCAAGCCTTAGTAAAAGTTCCCGAATTACATTTGGCAGTAGCGGGAATTACAGAAGGCAGCCCATATCTTCAACTTGCAGACTCACTGGGATTAAGCGATCGCGTACATTTTTTAGGACTTCGCTATGATGTGCCACAGCTAATGAAAGCAGTAGATTTCCTCGTTTTCCCTTCCCGTTATGAACCTTTCGGATTAGTGGTGATTGAGGCGATGGCTTGTGGTTTACCTGTGATTACAGCCCAGACAACAGGAGCTGCTGAATTAGTAACGCCAGAATCAGGGATAGTTTTACCAGATCCGGATGACGCCGGAGCTTTGGCACAAGCACTGTTAGCTTTGGCAAGCGATCACGCTTTACGTGAGCGAATGGGCAAAGTTGCTAGAGCGCTCGCCCAAAATCATAGCTGGGATCAAATGGCACAACGTTATGTAGATTTATTTGAAGAGTTAAGTTCATCTAGTAAAGTTTGA
- a CDS encoding O-antigen ligase domain-containing protein: MIHRQVTFNNSFAESAPENPPLFGWLAILGLVLFSVACIAVGAGSIFRPGYVVVSFAVGIFLYLRYPTLYMGFLWWIWFLTPLVARLIDYRTSFDSTRFILVSQYLVTLITMHTALKNLPRSYRQGGLPFILAFLGVLYGYLIGLVKTTPFTAARGLLDWLTPISFAFYIFITWQNYPRHRQNIVRTFLWGVLVTGIYGVVQFLIAPEWDRFWLIGTKLTSFGDPEPFGIRVWSTMASPGPFATTMMAGLLLLFNSKDVLRIPASAVGYLSFLLTMVRSIWGAWLVGLLSLLSSLKPKIQMRLMVTILVMAVCVVPLANMEPFSGVISKRLETFSNLEKDNSAQIRQEIYKDGLTKALTNGLGNGIGNTFIVNEKGLLEPIVIDSGILDMFFTLGWFGAVFYLGGLILLLFQVFQYFETRVDPFMAAARAIGIACVASLPIGSGMLGVSGMILWGFLAIVMAGHKYYVHQNYVQQRNSRFH; the protein is encoded by the coding sequence GTGATTCACAGGCAGGTAACTTTCAATAATTCTTTTGCAGAAAGCGCCCCAGAAAATCCACCTCTTTTTGGTTGGCTAGCAATCCTGGGACTAGTACTTTTTTCGGTAGCTTGCATTGCCGTAGGCGCTGGCTCCATTTTTCGCCCAGGGTATGTAGTGGTTTCTTTCGCTGTAGGCATTTTCCTTTATTTGCGATACCCCACACTTTACATGGGTTTCCTGTGGTGGATTTGGTTTCTTACACCTCTTGTTGCTCGCTTAATTGATTATCGCACTAGCTTTGATAGCACTCGCTTCATACTGGTATCGCAATACTTGGTAACACTGATTACCATGCACACTGCCTTGAAAAACCTTCCTCGGTCATATCGTCAAGGTGGTTTGCCTTTTATATTAGCTTTTCTAGGTGTTTTGTATGGTTATTTAATTGGATTAGTTAAAACTACACCTTTTACTGCCGCTAGAGGACTTTTAGATTGGTTAACGCCTATTAGCTTTGCTTTCTACATATTCATAACCTGGCAAAATTATCCTCGACATCGCCAAAACATTGTCCGCACATTCCTATGGGGAGTTTTGGTAACAGGAATCTATGGAGTGGTACAGTTTTTGATTGCTCCTGAGTGGGATAGATTTTGGCTGATCGGCACGAAACTCACAAGTTTTGGTGATCCTGAACCTTTTGGTATTCGTGTTTGGAGTACGATGGCATCACCAGGCCCTTTTGCGACTACGATGATGGCTGGTTTGCTGTTGTTATTCAATAGTAAGGATGTTTTACGTATTCCTGCCTCTGCGGTTGGTTACTTGTCATTCTTGCTAACAATGGTACGAAGTATTTGGGGAGCTTGGTTAGTAGGATTACTGAGCCTACTTTCTTCACTAAAGCCGAAAATTCAAATGCGTTTGATGGTAACTATTTTGGTCATGGCAGTTTGTGTAGTACCATTGGCTAATATGGAGCCATTCTCTGGGGTAATCAGCAAAAGATTAGAAACTTTTTCTAATTTAGAAAAAGATAACAGCGCCCAGATTCGGCAAGAAATTTATAAAGATGGACTTACGAAAGCCTTGACTAATGGCTTAGGAAACGGAATTGGAAATACTTTTATTGTTAATGAAAAAGGACTCCTAGAACCAATTGTGATTGATAGCGGAATTTTGGATATGTTTTTCACTTTAGGTTGGTTTGGAGCTGTCTTTTATCTAGGTGGATTAATTCTGCTTTTGTTTCAAGTATTTCAATATTTTGAAACTCGCGTCGATCCTTTTATGGCTGCCGCACGCGCGATTGGTATTGCTTGTGTGGCATCCTTACCGATTGGTAGTGGTATGCTAGGTGTTTCCGGTATGATTCTTTGGGGATTCTTAGCTATTGTTATGGCTGGGCATAAATATTACGTGCATCAAAATTATGTGCAGCAAAGGAATTCTAGATTTCACTAG
- a CDS encoding glycosyltransferase family 8 protein, translated as MVISTTLQQEPLVVVCGADDNYAMPLAITLYSTLIHLENNCRLYLYIIDGGISNQSKKRLERVIDLEHIDVHLKWVTPSELESLKNLHTLPWITVASYLRLLIPDLLPEQFEKAIYLDCDLQVEANLKNLWEQPLSEYAVLAVQDLGTPYVSSPFGIAKYQEFGLAPQTPYFNSGVLVINVKKWRAENVSQRVIQYLQEYSQDVHLGDQEGLNVVLANQWGRLDPKWNLISHIYFYDIWDESAYKKEIGAIRQELISKPYIFHFAGGSKPWQIGCIHPQQLVWIRYLRDSNWFTPIENLLWCSQWFIRYYFWQIKVLIKKVVIKILIQKS; from the coding sequence ATGGTAATTTCTACGACATTACAACAAGAACCGCTTGTTGTAGTTTGTGGGGCGGATGATAACTATGCTATGCCCCTTGCCATAACTCTGTATAGCACACTGATCCATTTAGAAAACAATTGCAGACTTTATCTATATATTATCGACGGTGGTATTAGTAACCAAAGTAAAAAACGGCTAGAGCGTGTAATTGATCTAGAGCATATTGATGTTCATCTCAAATGGGTAACGCCATCAGAGTTAGAATCACTCAAAAATTTACATACCCTTCCCTGGATAACGGTAGCCTCGTATCTGAGATTGCTGATTCCAGATCTGTTACCAGAGCAGTTTGAAAAAGCTATTTACTTAGATTGTGACTTGCAAGTAGAGGCAAATCTCAAAAACTTGTGGGAACAACCATTAAGCGAATACGCAGTACTAGCTGTTCAAGATTTGGGAACTCCCTATGTATCTTCTCCCTTTGGTATAGCTAAATACCAAGAATTTGGTCTTGCGCCTCAAACACCCTATTTCAATTCTGGGGTATTGGTAATCAATGTAAAAAAATGGCGAGCAGAAAATGTTAGCCAACGTGTAATTCAATATCTTCAAGAATATAGCCAAGATGTTCACTTGGGAGACCAAGAAGGTCTTAATGTGGTTCTGGCTAATCAATGGGGAAGACTAGATCCCAAATGGAACCTGATATCACATATTTACTTTTACGACATTTGGGATGAATCAGCATACAAGAAAGAGATTGGGGCTATTAGACAAGAATTAATTAGTAAGCCTTATATCTTTCATTTTGCAGGAGGTTCTAAACCTTGGCAGATAGGTTGCATTCATCCGCAACAGTTAGTGTGGATTCGCTATCTCAGAGACAGTAATTGGTTTACGCCCATTGAAAATCTTTTGTGGTGTTCTCAATGGTTCATCCGCTATTACTTCTGGCAAATTAAAGTTCTTATAAAGAAAGTCGTAATAAAAATTTTGATTCAAAAAAGCTAG
- a CDS encoding glycosyltransferase family 2 protein: MIAINVIVPTYRRPKDLTRCLEALKLQTRPADEVLVVVRNTDSDTWALLKESNFNPLPIRTITVNVPGVVAALNAGLDAAKGDIITVTDDDAAPHPNWLERIETYYLSDEHLGGVGGRDWVYFQNKLLDDPDTAIVGKVQWFGRVIGNHHRGVGQAREVDILKGVNMSYRRSAIAQIGFDHRMWGTGAQVHFEMALCLALKRNGWKLIYDPAIAVDHYPAQRFDEDKRDRLNEVALINAVHNETLVLLEHFAPVRRVIFMLWAVLVGTQEALGLLQWLRFLPKEGKLAQRKWLASLRGRSSGLRSWQQCLQEKSAKVNTSQ; encoded by the coding sequence ATGATCGCAATCAACGTCATCGTTCCCACCTATCGTCGCCCCAAAGACTTAACTCGTTGTTTAGAAGCGCTGAAGTTGCAAACTCGTCCTGCTGATGAAGTGTTAGTGGTAGTACGGAATACTGACAGTGATACTTGGGCATTACTTAAAGAATCAAATTTTAACCCTTTACCAATACGTACTATAACAGTCAATGTTCCAGGAGTTGTTGCCGCTCTCAATGCTGGACTTGATGCTGCCAAAGGCGATATCATCACCGTTACGGATGATGATGCGGCACCTCATCCCAATTGGCTAGAACGTATCGAAACTTACTATTTATCAGATGAGCACTTGGGTGGTGTAGGTGGGCGTGATTGGGTGTACTTTCAAAATAAGTTACTAGATGATCCCGATACTGCAATAGTAGGTAAAGTCCAGTGGTTCGGACGTGTCATTGGGAATCATCATCGAGGCGTTGGGCAAGCGCGCGAGGTAGACATCCTCAAGGGTGTAAACATGAGTTATCGTCGGAGTGCGATCGCGCAAATTGGCTTTGATCACCGAATGTGGGGTACAGGCGCACAAGTTCATTTTGAAATGGCGTTATGCTTGGCGCTAAAACGAAATGGTTGGAAACTAATTTACGATCCAGCGATCGCAGTAGATCACTATCCCGCACAACGTTTTGACGAGGATAAGCGAGACAGATTGAATGAAGTAGCACTAATAAATGCAGTACACAATGAAACCTTAGTATTGCTGGAACACTTTGCGCCTGTGCGTCGTGTCATATTTATGCTGTGGGCTGTATTAGTGGGTACTCAAGAGGCTTTGGGTTTATTACAGTGGTTGCGATTTTTACCTAAAGAAGGAAAATTAGCTCAAAGAAAGTGGCTAGCATCGTTGCGGGGGCGCTCTTCAGGTTTGCGGAGTTGGCAACAGTGTTTGCAGGAAAAATCAGCAAAAGTGAACACTAGTCAGTAG